From one Rhodopirellula islandica genomic stretch:
- a CDS encoding DUF4013 domain-containing protein has protein sequence MRRIFQSIRKAIWTLFCLASLALILAFVTALPLLQLITLGYLLAVAGHLASGGLLKDALPNLNAAGVFGAAFLALAIASAPTRLLAHWESVAAVIDPGSPDATRLRMGAIALSAFLTVYLGWAWVRGGRLKHYLWPQPKRFFREAWRPSTWSRFADQVWEFLRDLRIPALFWMGIRGALLTLVWLVPAFVIMGVTRQGDNAADGVLGVLALIALAFVLLYLPMLQTHFAAQNNWRAMFQWRQVRSDFRYAPWSWAGAMLVGLVLMPIPLYLLKIEATPQEITWLPCLVFVAFMLPARIAEGLALRRCRRRRAEAESGDWVPSVWAGRWWFVSRWAVRLVVMPAIVGFYMLVLLGSQFTSWDGVETWVRQHALLVPVPFVGV, from the coding sequence TTGGCGTTTGTGACCGCGCTGCCGCTGTTGCAATTGATCACGCTGGGATACTTGCTGGCTGTCGCCGGGCATTTGGCCTCGGGGGGGCTGCTCAAGGACGCTTTGCCGAATTTGAACGCGGCGGGTGTGTTTGGGGCGGCGTTTTTGGCCTTGGCGATTGCCTCTGCGCCGACCCGTTTGCTGGCCCATTGGGAATCCGTCGCCGCGGTCATTGATCCCGGTTCGCCGGATGCGACTCGGCTGAGGATGGGAGCGATCGCGCTGTCGGCGTTCTTGACCGTTTACTTGGGTTGGGCGTGGGTGCGTGGCGGTCGTTTGAAGCACTACCTGTGGCCCCAGCCCAAACGCTTCTTTCGAGAGGCTTGGCGTCCATCGACTTGGTCCCGGTTCGCCGATCAAGTCTGGGAGTTCCTGCGAGACCTGCGAATTCCCGCCTTGTTTTGGATGGGGATTCGCGGAGCGCTTTTGACGTTGGTTTGGTTGGTTCCCGCGTTTGTGATCATGGGCGTGACTCGGCAAGGCGACAACGCGGCCGATGGAGTCTTGGGTGTGTTGGCTTTGATTGCGCTCGCGTTCGTGTTGCTGTACCTGCCGATGTTGCAAACTCATTTTGCAGCCCAAAACAATTGGCGAGCGATGTTCCAGTGGCGGCAAGTCCGAAGCGATTTTCGTTATGCACCCTGGTCTTGGGCCGGGGCGATGTTGGTCGGGTTGGTGCTGATGCCGATCCCCTTGTATTTGTTGAAGATCGAAGCCACCCCGCAAGAAATCACCTGGTTGCCTTGTTTGGTGTTCGTCGCGTTCATGCTGCCGGCTCGAATCGCAGAAGGGTTGGCGCTGCGTCGATGCCGGCGGCGACGGGCCGAGGCCGAATCCGGCGATTGGGTGCCGAGTGTTTGGGCGGGGCGATGGTGGTTCGTTTCTCGCTGGGCGGTCCGCTTGGTGGTCATGCCCGCAATCGTGGGCTTTTACATGTTGGTTCTGTTGGGCAGTCAATTCACCAGCTGGGATGGGGTGGAAACCTGGGTGCGCCAGCACGCTTTGTTGGTGCCGGTGCCGTTCGTTGGCGTGTGA
- a CDS encoding NUDIX hydrolase, with product MTRLPHAKQPHSQHRSRKRGVIGVMFREEKLLIIRRSLTVNAPGKLCLPGGGIEAGESEEEALVREMQEELTIDVTPRRLCWRSVTPWGTRLAWWLAEFPDQVDPVPNPEEVSEVHWMTANEIVQARGTLPSLPEFVAAWRKSEIDLPWKDSSQT from the coding sequence ATGACTCGATTGCCCCACGCGAAACAACCGCACTCCCAGCATCGCAGCCGCAAACGCGGTGTGATCGGTGTGATGTTTCGCGAAGAGAAATTGCTGATCATTCGCCGTTCACTGACCGTCAATGCGCCAGGCAAATTGTGTTTGCCGGGCGGAGGCATTGAGGCCGGGGAAAGTGAAGAAGAAGCACTCGTGCGAGAAATGCAAGAAGAGTTGACGATCGATGTGACGCCAAGGCGATTGTGTTGGCGGAGTGTCACGCCGTGGGGAACTCGTTTGGCCTGGTGGCTGGCGGAGTTTCCTGACCAGGTGGATCCGGTGCCAAATCCTGAGGAAGTTTCGGAGGTGCACTGGATGACGGCCAATGAAATCGTCCAAGCACGTGGGACACTGCCTAGCTTGCCTGAATTTGTGGCGGCGTGGCGAAAGAGCGAAATTGACCTGCCATGGAAAGATTCCTCGCAGACCTGA
- the xseB gene encoding exodeoxyribonuclease VII small subunit — protein sequence MAKKKRNPPADETGTVDASATDLADFEATLGDVESIVRKLESGALTLDESLKQYEVAVSKMRQCYQLLDVAERKISVLAGVDAEGRPVTEPLENMSGGESLIQKQASRGKRRGVSGAETLEDDE from the coding sequence TTGGCTAAGAAGAAACGGAACCCCCCGGCGGACGAGACCGGCACAGTCGACGCGTCTGCGACGGATCTCGCGGATTTCGAAGCAACGTTGGGTGATGTCGAATCCATCGTTCGAAAGCTGGAATCCGGGGCGTTGACGCTGGATGAATCGTTGAAGCAGTACGAGGTGGCGGTGTCCAAGATGCGACAGTGTTACCAGTTGCTCGACGTGGCCGAACGCAAGATCTCCGTCTTAGCGGGCGTGGATGCGGAGGGGCGTCCGGTGACGGAACCGCTTGAGAACATGTCGGGCGGCGAGTCGTTGATTCAAAAGCAGGCGTCTCGCGGCAAACGTCGCGGAGTATCTGGCGCGGAAACCTTGGAGGATGATGAGTGA
- a CDS encoding polyprenyl synthetase family protein, with amino-acid sequence MDASGEHREQSVETHRSLKDYMDARRPAVEAALEEACRDRAGVPERLAAAIRYAVLAPGKRLRPMLTIMAAEACGGDVAGAMPSAVAIEMIHAYSLIHDDLPAMDDDDLRRGRPTTHIEFDEATAILAGDALQSMAFAHLHQSTPDVSRSAALIGTLVTASGPAGLVGGQADDLDAEKRTVEDFGGPDSALKHLEAIHQRKTGALFMACAAMGAISAGADSRAVSALTDYAKAFGLAFQITDDLLDCTSTDEQLGKRTGKDDGRGKLTYPGLMGLDRARAHAKATICTAHESLQLFGATAQRLTELADFVLERTN; translated from the coding sequence GTGGATGCATCGGGTGAGCACCGTGAACAGTCGGTGGAAACCCACCGATCATTGAAAGACTACATGGACGCTCGACGTCCGGCGGTGGAAGCGGCTTTGGAAGAAGCCTGCCGGGATCGGGCTGGAGTTCCAGAACGATTGGCGGCTGCGATCCGGTACGCCGTCTTGGCGCCGGGAAAGCGGCTTCGTCCGATGTTGACGATCATGGCGGCGGAAGCGTGCGGTGGCGATGTCGCTGGCGCAATGCCATCGGCCGTGGCGATCGAGATGATTCATGCCTATTCGCTGATCCATGATGACCTGCCTGCGATGGACGACGACGATTTACGTCGTGGGCGACCGACAACGCACATTGAGTTTGACGAAGCCACGGCGATTCTGGCGGGGGACGCACTGCAATCGATGGCATTTGCTCATCTGCACCAAAGCACCCCCGACGTTTCACGCTCGGCAGCGCTGATTGGGACGTTGGTCACCGCATCGGGGCCAGCTGGGTTGGTCGGCGGCCAGGCCGATGACTTGGATGCGGAGAAACGCACCGTGGAGGACTTTGGCGGTCCCGATTCGGCGCTGAAGCACCTGGAAGCGATCCATCAACGTAAAACGGGGGCTTTGTTCATGGCCTGTGCGGCCATGGGGGCAATTTCCGCCGGAGCAGATTCGCGGGCGGTTTCGGCCTTGACCGATTACGCTAAAGCGTTTGGACTCGCCTTTCAAATCACGGACGATTTGCTGGATTGCACGTCCACGGACGAACAACTTGGAAAACGAACGGGCAAAGACGACGGCCGTGGCAAGCTGACTTACCCGGGATTGATGGGACTGGATCGGGCGAGAGCCCACGCCAAAGCGACCATTTGCACGGCGCACGAATCGCTGCAGTTGTTCGGAGCGACTGCGCAGCGGTTAACAGAATTGGCGGACTTTGTTTTGGAGCGTACAAATTGA
- the dxs gene encoding 1-deoxy-D-xylulose-5-phosphate synthase: MIDHKHPLLAGLQDATPLANWSPAQLGDAAVEIRDVLCNLLATRTAHFASNLGVVELCLALHSEFDFRTDRLIWDTGHQVYPHKLVTGRYDRFETIRTAGGLMGYPNPHESVYDLFMTGHAGCSVSTAVGLRSGDILMNQEDRRTVAVIGDGAFPCGVVFEALNNAGELGDDLTIVLNDNKMSICHRTGSVAQYLDRLRGNPFYTGLKHEVTRLLDRVPMFGDPAERLLAQMKEGVKAGLLGGMLFEELGIRYIGPIDGHDIPLMQKYLRLCRETPGPVLLHVVTEKGHGYKPAAEDPVFFHTPPAFEDRGGTPVTRGSDGQPPYTTHARDAIGAAMDRDSRVTVITAAMCQGNKLEPVREKFADRFFDVGICESHAVAFAAGQCKTGMRPIVDIYSTFLQRSYDQIFQEVALQDLPVVFMMDRAGLTAPDGPTHHGVYDIGYMRLFPNMVLMAPGYAQELSMMLDTALTLDHPSGIRYPKASALEATHTPAPIEVGKAEWIREGADGTIVAYGAMLEQAIAAAEQLEGELEIGVVNARFVKPIDAEMVHRTLSGGRFVVTLEEGTRVGGFGSAFLESAVDQRLDTRAVHRLALPDEFVLHGDRSQLLDESTLSAQKVIEVCREAASEVGSQVGV, from the coding sequence TTGATTGATCACAAACACCCCCTGCTGGCAGGTTTGCAGGATGCAACTCCGCTGGCCAATTGGTCCCCCGCGCAACTGGGCGACGCGGCCGTCGAAATCCGCGACGTGCTGTGCAATTTGCTCGCGACCCGAACGGCTCACTTCGCGTCCAACTTGGGCGTGGTGGAGCTTTGCTTGGCCCTGCATAGCGAATTCGATTTTCGCACGGATCGATTGATCTGGGACACGGGGCACCAGGTCTACCCGCACAAATTGGTGACCGGCCGCTACGATCGCTTCGAAACGATCCGCACCGCGGGCGGGTTGATGGGGTACCCCAACCCCCACGAGAGCGTTTACGACCTGTTCATGACGGGCCACGCCGGGTGCAGCGTCAGCACCGCGGTCGGGTTGCGCAGTGGCGACATCTTGATGAACCAAGAGGATCGCCGAACCGTGGCCGTGATCGGCGACGGGGCGTTTCCCTGTGGAGTTGTCTTTGAGGCGCTCAACAACGCGGGCGAACTCGGCGATGATCTGACAATCGTTCTGAACGACAACAAAATGTCGATCTGTCATCGCACCGGTTCCGTGGCTCAGTACCTGGACCGGTTGCGCGGCAACCCTTTCTACACGGGGCTGAAGCACGAAGTCACCCGATTGCTTGACCGAGTCCCGATGTTTGGCGACCCAGCCGAACGTTTGTTGGCTCAGATGAAAGAAGGCGTCAAAGCCGGATTGCTGGGCGGCATGTTGTTCGAAGAACTCGGGATCCGCTACATCGGTCCGATCGATGGTCACGATATCCCATTGATGCAGAAGTACCTGCGTCTGTGCCGGGAGACGCCCGGTCCGGTTCTGCTGCACGTGGTGACGGAAAAGGGACACGGTTACAAACCCGCCGCGGAAGACCCGGTGTTCTTCCACACGCCACCTGCTTTCGAAGATCGCGGTGGCACGCCGGTGACTCGGGGCAGCGATGGCCAGCCTCCTTACACAACGCACGCTCGCGACGCGATCGGTGCGGCCATGGATCGCGATTCGCGAGTCACGGTCATCACCGCGGCGATGTGCCAAGGCAACAAGCTGGAGCCCGTTCGCGAAAAATTCGCGGATCGATTCTTTGATGTTGGCATCTGTGAATCGCATGCGGTCGCCTTTGCCGCTGGGCAATGCAAAACCGGCATGCGTCCGATCGTGGACATCTACAGCACGTTCTTGCAACGCAGCTACGATCAGATTTTCCAAGAGGTCGCCCTGCAGGATTTGCCGGTCGTGTTCATGATGGACCGGGCTGGTCTGACCGCGCCGGACGGGCCGACTCACCATGGCGTTTACGACATCGGTTACATGCGTTTATTCCCGAACATGGTCTTGATGGCTCCTGGGTATGCCCAAGAGTTGTCGATGATGTTGGACACGGCACTGACGCTCGATCATCCGTCTGGGATTCGTTATCCGAAGGCGTCCGCGCTGGAGGCGACTCACACGCCGGCACCGATCGAAGTTGGCAAAGCCGAGTGGATTCGCGAGGGAGCCGACGGAACGATCGTGGCCTATGGTGCGATGTTGGAACAAGCGATTGCTGCGGCCGAGCAACTCGAAGGTGAGTTGGAAATCGGCGTCGTCAACGCTCGCTTTGTCAAACCGATTGATGCCGAGATGGTCCATCGAACCTTGAGCGGCGGTCGCTTTGTTGTGACGTTGGAAGAAGGCACTCGAGTGGGCGGGTTTGGTTCCGCGTTCTTGGAATCAGCGGTGGATCAACGCTTGGACACACGAGCTGTTCATCGGTTGGCGTTGCCCGACGAGTTTGTGTTGCATGGCGACCGTTCGCAGTTGCTGGACGAATCCACTTTGTCTGCGCAGAAGGTGATTGAGGTGTGTCGTGAAGCGGCTTCTGAGGTCGGTTCGCAGGTTGGTGTCTGA
- a CDS encoding NAD(+)/NADH kinase: protein MSSSSGEAPDWCGCGRPPRIVVLGAPNKNNVSSAWKRLRPTIQSHAELVAADFEFTYDFSDDDLDLVIVIGGDGSILQSARQMGSHQTPVLGINCGRLGFLAALSPEDFLDAWPKVCHGDFSIIRHLMLEVQLVRDDQVIAQSMALNEAAILNGPPFAILDIDLYADDELATQYRCDGLIVATPVGSTAHNLSAGGPILRRQLQAIVISPISPHTLTYRPLVDSADTRLELAVTEPNESTSIVVDGRILGQLKSGDRVRVHRAPVAFEMLRVPGQNDYRTLREKLGWSGRLALRQS from the coding sequence ATGTCATCTTCCAGCGGAGAAGCTCCGGATTGGTGTGGCTGTGGTCGGCCACCGCGAATTGTTGTGTTAGGGGCTCCTAACAAGAACAACGTGTCCTCCGCTTGGAAGCGTCTTCGCCCGACGATTCAGTCGCATGCGGAATTGGTCGCGGCTGACTTTGAATTCACCTATGACTTCTCGGATGACGACCTTGATTTGGTGATCGTGATTGGCGGTGACGGGTCCATTCTGCAATCCGCCCGTCAGATGGGCAGTCATCAAACACCGGTGCTGGGGATCAATTGCGGTCGCTTGGGATTTTTGGCCGCTCTTTCGCCCGAAGATTTTTTGGACGCTTGGCCCAAGGTCTGTCATGGTGACTTTTCGATCATTCGGCACCTGATGCTGGAAGTCCAACTGGTTCGTGACGACCAGGTCATCGCTCAATCCATGGCTCTCAACGAAGCGGCCATTTTGAACGGGCCGCCGTTCGCAATTCTGGACATTGATCTCTACGCCGACGATGAGCTGGCGACCCAGTATCGATGTGATGGGTTGATCGTGGCGACTCCGGTCGGGTCGACCGCTCACAACTTATCCGCCGGGGGGCCGATCTTGAGACGGCAATTGCAGGCGATCGTGATCTCGCCGATCAGCCCGCACACGTTGACCTACCGTCCGCTGGTTGACTCCGCGGACACGCGTTTGGAACTGGCGGTGACGGAACCCAATGAATCGACCAGCATCGTGGTGGATGGTCGAATTCTAGGCCAGTTGAAATCCGGCGATCGTGTTCGTGTGCACCGGGCTCCGGTGGCGTTTGAAATGCTCCGAGTTCCCGGCCAGAACGACTATCGGACGCTCCGCGAAAAGTTGGGTTGGTCGGGGCGATTGGCGTTGCGACAGTCGTGA
- a CDS encoding RluA family pseudouridine synthase → MIEILWASHSCVVACKPAGLPTTSPPGTPCLQSKLREQFEQAGTSTSYLTAVHRLDRPVSGLVLIALRKKAARLLSEQFRLRRVQKKYVAVVEGDAREACKQEPWQDYIAKTPDQARVEVVEPETADARSAETKVSFLDFDAASNRSRIELRPVTGRMHQLRIQCAHRGHPIVGDPLYGNAEDESALQLVAAQLSFRDPTNGRAVEVVLPELPF, encoded by the coding sequence ATGATTGAAATTCTTTGGGCTTCACATTCGTGCGTTGTCGCGTGCAAGCCGGCTGGCCTTCCCACCACATCGCCACCGGGCACACCGTGTCTGCAATCCAAGCTGCGCGAGCAGTTTGAACAAGCCGGCACTTCCACCAGCTATTTGACAGCCGTGCACCGGCTCGACCGTCCCGTGTCGGGATTGGTCCTGATCGCACTCCGCAAGAAAGCGGCGCGTTTGCTGAGCGAGCAGTTTCGGTTGCGACGCGTTCAGAAAAAGTATGTTGCGGTGGTGGAAGGCGACGCTCGCGAGGCTTGCAAGCAAGAGCCATGGCAGGACTATATCGCCAAGACACCCGACCAGGCTCGTGTGGAAGTGGTGGAGCCTGAAACCGCCGATGCACGCTCCGCCGAAACGAAGGTGAGCTTTCTGGATTTTGATGCGGCGTCGAATCGTTCTCGGATCGAGCTTCGTCCCGTCACCGGACGAATGCATCAATTGCGAATCCAGTGCGCTCATCGTGGTCACCCGATTGTGGGTGATCCGCTGTATGGGAACGCGGAGGATGAGTCCGCCTTGCAGCTCGTCGCAGCCCAGTTGTCGTTTCGAGACCCGACCAACGGACGCGCCGTTGAGGTCGTGTTGCCTGAGCTGCCGTTCTAG
- a CDS encoding sulfatase family protein: protein MKNLWTLVARGCLVVTTAATCLFASMTLHAAERNVLFIITDDESPTLGCYGDPAAVTPAIDAVAADGMVFRNAFATTASCSASRSVVMSGLHNHRNGQFGHQHHYHKFASFNDVAGLALPRVMANTGYRTGHIGKYHVAPESVYHYETYLKANSRSAVEMAETAKDFLTNQEDDRPFFLYFATSDPHRGGGVDKTSELELKPDLFGNKPRRGAYPGVEEVFFDPKDVVVPDFLPDTAETRSELAQYYQACARVDQGVARLVQILKEADLYDKTMIVFTSDHGMAFAGGKTTVYEGGLRVPMVVRDPYQEERGVESGAMISHIDITPTLLDFAGGLDRKTNAPKKLVPAKKLRNELGVSPMDNHNGNKPLDHYHGRSWMDVLADPAKAHHEEIFASHTFHEIQMYYPMRVIRDGKYKLIWNIAHGLDYPFASDLWAASSWQAQLAKGMDAPYGKQTVGKYIHRPEFELFDIEADPNESTNLAISSSHTEVLEAYKAKLKKLQKKYDDPWIMKWDYE, encoded by the coding sequence ATGAAAAATCTCTGGACCTTGGTGGCTCGCGGCTGCCTTGTCGTGACGACGGCCGCCACCTGCTTGTTCGCATCGATGACGCTGCACGCGGCGGAACGAAATGTTTTGTTCATTATCACGGACGATGAGAGTCCCACGCTGGGGTGTTACGGTGATCCCGCGGCGGTGACTCCCGCGATTGATGCCGTCGCCGCCGACGGGATGGTGTTTCGAAACGCGTTTGCCACCACGGCCTCGTGCAGTGCCAGCCGAAGTGTGGTGATGAGCGGTTTGCACAACCATCGTAACGGACAGTTTGGACATCAACATCATTATCACAAGTTTGCTTCGTTCAACGACGTCGCTGGGTTGGCTTTGCCGCGTGTGATGGCGAACACCGGCTATCGCACCGGACACATTGGCAAATATCACGTCGCGCCCGAATCGGTTTATCACTACGAAACCTACTTGAAAGCCAATTCGCGTAGCGCGGTCGAGATGGCAGAAACCGCGAAGGATTTTCTGACGAACCAAGAAGACGACCGTCCGTTCTTCCTGTATTTCGCAACCTCGGACCCGCACCGTGGTGGTGGCGTCGACAAGACGTCCGAGTTGGAGCTCAAGCCTGATTTGTTCGGTAACAAACCGCGTCGAGGTGCTTACCCGGGTGTCGAAGAAGTCTTCTTTGATCCCAAGGATGTGGTCGTACCCGACTTTTTGCCGGACACGGCTGAAACTCGTTCGGAGTTGGCTCAGTATTACCAAGCCTGTGCCCGCGTCGATCAAGGCGTGGCTCGATTGGTCCAGATTCTGAAAGAGGCGGACCTCTACGACAAAACCATGATCGTGTTCACAAGTGATCACGGGATGGCGTTCGCCGGCGGCAAGACGACCGTGTACGAAGGTGGACTGCGCGTCCCGATGGTTGTTCGTGATCCCTACCAAGAAGAGCGTGGTGTGGAGAGCGGTGCGATGATCAGCCACATCGACATCACGCCGACCCTGCTTGATTTTGCTGGTGGTTTGGACCGGAAGACCAACGCGCCGAAGAAGTTGGTTCCTGCCAAGAAGCTTCGCAACGAGCTGGGCGTTTCACCGATGGACAATCACAACGGCAACAAGCCGCTGGATCATTACCACGGTCGCAGTTGGATGGATGTGTTGGCCGATCCGGCGAAGGCACATCACGAAGAGATCTTTGCATCGCACACGTTCCACGAAATTCAAATGTACTACCCGATGCGAGTCATTCGGGATGGCAAGTACAAGTTGATTTGGAACATCGCTCACGGGCTGGATTATCCCTTCGCCAGTGACCTGTGGGCAGCCAGTTCGTGGCAGGCTCAGTTGGCCAAGGGCATGGACGCACCGTACGGAAAGCAAACGGTGGGCAAGTACATCCACCGACCCGAGTTTGAGCTGTTCGACATCGAGGCCGATCCCAATGAGTCGACCAACTTGGCGATCAGCAGCAGCCACACGGAGGTCTTGGAAGCTTACAAGGCGAAGCTCAAGAAGCTGCAGAAAAAGTACGACGATCCCTGGATCATGAAGTGGGATTACGAGTGA
- a CDS encoding DUF1559 family PulG-like putative transporter — protein sequence MRQGRRNGFTLLELMVTLACVAVAISLLASAILAVRGSARKVTCANRLRQVGLAMLNYESVHRCYPRGNGNGFSFQVRLLPFLEETDRYDSIDMSIRPYDQLNSSWQLPPPVVYQCPSDSFHSTTEGRESINYVGISGGTPTPNYNGVIYSGSVRNGFAVTAASITDGLSNPLAITESLAYRSFPGEPNRFDGRTASTTRRYEIPEELDAFQEECFGSSESSGLASYGLGGVWYEASLGVSCLIAIFPKQPRNCKNGTSYNNALFAPSSVHGDLVHCVDAAGAVRVINQSIDTQLWQALGTRDGSEVIQADF from the coding sequence ATGCGTCAAGGCAGAAGAAACGGGTTCACACTTCTCGAACTGATGGTGACTTTGGCTTGCGTGGCGGTGGCCATTTCGCTTCTTGCGTCAGCCATTCTCGCCGTGAGAGGTTCCGCACGAAAAGTCACCTGTGCGAACCGGCTTCGTCAGGTGGGGCTGGCCATGCTGAACTACGAGTCGGTTCACCGATGCTATCCGAGGGGCAATGGAAACGGGTTTTCATTTCAGGTCCGTCTGCTTCCTTTTTTGGAAGAGACCGATCGCTATGATTCCATCGACATGAGTATCCGTCCTTACGATCAATTGAACTCTTCTTGGCAACTGCCTCCTCCGGTCGTGTACCAGTGCCCCTCCGATTCATTTCACTCGACAACGGAGGGACGCGAAAGCATCAATTACGTTGGCATTAGCGGCGGGACGCCAACACCCAATTACAACGGTGTGATCTACAGCGGTTCTGTTCGCAACGGCTTTGCCGTCACGGCCGCTAGCATCACCGATGGGCTCAGCAACCCCTTGGCAATCACCGAGTCACTCGCGTACAGGAGTTTTCCCGGTGAGCCCAACCGTTTCGACGGCAGGACTGCGTCAACCACGCGGCGCTATGAAATCCCAGAAGAGTTGGATGCGTTTCAAGAAGAGTGCTTTGGCAGTTCTGAGTCCTCAGGCCTCGCTTCGTATGGTCTGGGTGGCGTGTGGTATGAGGCATCGTTGGGAGTCTCTTGTTTGATTGCGATCTTTCCCAAGCAACCTCGAAATTGCAAGAATGGAACATCGTACAACAACGCATTGTTTGCCCCGAGTAGTGTGCACGGTGACCTGGTCCATTGCGTGGATGCGGCCGGCGCAGTTCGCGTGATCAATCAATCCATCGACACGCAACTCTGGCAGGCATTGGGGACGCGAGATGGTTCCGAGGTCATCCAGGCCGACTTTTAG